In Nymphaea colorata isolate Beijing-Zhang1983 chromosome 13, ASM883128v2, whole genome shotgun sequence, one DNA window encodes the following:
- the LOC116266704 gene encoding WAT1-related protein At1g09380-like, with the protein MGSAMLAVAISNLLPAFTFILAVLFRLEKLQMKSRASQVKVIGTFIGMGGAAVLTFCKGHKTPALAHSCPPGVPAGWVARAGQPSAGIALGYSKHFVLCHMVHHPCNVGNLALGSLLATANTLCCAIWFIIHGKRSERYPDPYTSTTLLNLIAAVQCTCIAAITERDASAWKLHWDVNLFTALYVRGHLFVSVFTPLPLIIVTLFGSILIEEPLHLGSVLGTGLIIMGLYTVLWGKGKEIEGLGRLPTQKSVAGEGAKAGLDGVHPKPPGGRPEESRKEEKDAVDQFAGGLQSIHGSL; encoded by the exons ATGGGTTCTGCAATGCTTGCTGTTGCAATTTCCAATTTGCTCCCTGCCTTCACCTTCATTTTGGCCGTCCTATTCAG ATTGGAGAAGCTACAAATGAAGAGCCGAGCAAGCCAGGTGAAGGTGATTGGTACCTTCATAGGGATGGGTGGAGCTGCAGTGCTCACCTTCTGCAAAGGGCACAAGACTCCAGCTCTGGCCCATTCATGCCCACCTGGTGTGCCGGCAGGCTGGGTCGCCAGAGCTGGGCAACCTAGCGCTGGGATCGCTCTTGGCTACAGCAAACACTTTGTGCTGTGCCATATGGTTCATCATCCATGTAATGTGGGCAACCTAGCGCTGGGATCGCTCTTGGCTACAGCAAACACTTTGTGCTGTGCCATATGGTTCATCATCCAT GGGAAGAGGAGCGAGAGGTACCCAGACCCGTATACGAGCACTACGTTACTCAATCTGATTGCAGCCGTCCAGTGCACATGCATTGCAGCCATTACTGAGAGAGATGCATCTGCATGGAAGCTCCATTGGGATGTTAATCTCTTCACTGCCCTCTACGTG AGAGGACATTTGTTTGTCTCTGTGTTTACCCCCTTGCCTCTCATCATTGTCACCCTGTTTGGATCCATATTGATTGAGGAGCCTCTTCATTTGGGAAG TGTGTTGGGCACCGGATTGATCATCATGGGCCTGTACACTGTGTTGTGGGGCAAAGGGAAAGAGATTGAGGGGCTTGGTAGGCTTCCAACACAAAAGTCAGTGGCTGGAGAAGGAGCCAAAGCAGGTTTGGATGGTGTGCACCCAAAGCCTCCGGGAGGAAGGCCAGAAGAGagcagaaaggaagaaaaagatgcTGTTGATCAATTTGCTGGTGGATTACAAAGCATTCATGGTTCTCTCTAA